A single Pseudomonadota bacterium DNA region contains:
- a CDS encoding CooT family nickel-binding protein: MCQMSVMLEKNGDPELIMENASRLEATDDGVTVTTLFEAPKTIPAVRVTRIDFLNGKVFLGPTAK; this comes from the coding sequence ATGTGTCAGATGAGTGTTATGCTGGAAAAAAACGGCGACCCGGAACTGATCATGGAGAATGCAAGCCGGCTTGAAGCAACCGATGACGGAGTGACGGTCACCACCCTGTTTGAAGCGCCGAAAACAATCCCCGCGGTCCGGGTGACCAGGATTGATTTTTTAAACGGCAAGGTCTTTCTGGGACCAACTGCAAAGTGA
- a CDS encoding HAD family hydrolase produces the protein MSEMKLVIFDCDGVMFDSLEANRHFYNHMREKFGHPVMDDSELAYVHMHHVMDSVAHIFRHWPEELEMAHQYRLSVDYRDFIRHMTIEPDLVEFLEYITPFCKTAISTNRTTTMATLLDLFSLRKYYGLVVTAMDVKNAKPHPEAIHKILDHFRLKVDEGIFIGDSPVDLEHAANAGMRMIAFRNKNLAADYHVNSFMEITGLPVFSNFQAGQG, from the coding sequence ATGTCCGAGATGAAACTGGTCATATTTGATTGTGATGGCGTGATGTTTGATTCGCTGGAGGCCAATCGCCACTTTTACAACCATATGCGGGAAAAATTCGGCCATCCGGTGATGGACGATTCCGAACTTGCCTACGTCCATATGCATCATGTGATGGATTCGGTGGCCCATATTTTCCGGCACTGGCCGGAGGAGCTTGAGATGGCCCACCAGTATCGACTGAGTGTCGACTACCGGGATTTTATCAGGCACATGACCATCGAACCCGATCTGGTTGAATTTCTTGAATACATCACCCCGTTCTGCAAAACCGCAATCAGCACCAACCGGACAACGACCATGGCCACCCTGCTCGATCTCTTTTCGCTCAGGAAATATTACGGTCTGGTGGTGACGGCCATGGATGTCAAAAACGCAAAGCCGCATCCCGAAGCCATTCACAAGATCCTTGACCATTTCAGGCTGAAGGTGGATGAAGGGATTTTTATCGGCGACTCTCCGGTAGATCTTGAACATGCCGCAAACGCAGGCATGAGGATGATCGCTTTTCGCAACAAGAATCTTGCGGCCGATTATCACGTGAACAGCTTTATGGAGATCACGGGTCTGCCGGTTTTTTCAAATTTTCAGGCCGGGCAGGGGTAA
- a CDS encoding CoA-binding protein, with product METLEISRILKSFRHIAVVGLSPKENRPSNQVARYLIEAGYHVIPVNPGQEEILGRTCYPDLESIPGVVEVVDIFRRAEDVFPIVRSAIAIGARVVWMQLGIVNDEAAAEAKKGGLSVIMDRCIKVDHQNLL from the coding sequence ATGGAAACCCTGGAAATAAGCCGGATCTTAAAAAGCTTTCGCCATATTGCGGTGGTCGGTCTTTCCCCTAAGGAGAACCGGCCCAGCAATCAGGTGGCCCGTTACCTGATCGAAGCGGGGTATCACGTCATTCCCGTCAACCCGGGCCAGGAGGAGATTCTCGGCCGCACCTGCTATCCTGATCTGGAGTCGATTCCGGGGGTGGTGGAGGTGGTCGATATTTTCCGGCGGGCCGAAGATGTTTTCCCCATCGTCCGGAGCGCGATCGCCATCGGCGCCCGGGTTGTCTGGATGCAGCTCGGGATTGTAAACGATGAGGCGGCTGCGGAAGCGAAAAAGGGTGGGCTTTCAGTGATCATGGATCGCTGTATAAAAGTTGACCATCAGAATCTGCTCTGA